In the genome of Burkholderia diffusa, one region contains:
- a CDS encoding porin: MRLKHFAWLIAAATPAAAFAQTSVTLYGRIDGGVEYLNHIATPNGSSTRWSAEGGDWGTSMFGLKGVEDLGGGMSTVFNLETAFQVMNGTTGGGRMWSRRAYVGLKSDTWGQLQAGRNLFIDSDGVWEFDPFVQQAFSSASLVRGRNWQQSSNNIEYHSPVIGGFDVQAQYAFGNQSRGFNYGAADDFGRSDGIMISYHSPVLDVRGIYDELRDNNGKFSNIFTASREYFVGANVKVSKFKIQGAYTHYQAPDSPAGVADRADHYWLGATYTATPQWAVTGGGYYVKVGDGGGDASHDPSGHAIMYVLGTTYNLSKRTFLYGTVAYVRNGGNSNFSLLASPRDATSGTSPMTGESQTGAYVGMMHTF, encoded by the coding sequence TTGCGACTCAAACATTTCGCATGGCTGATCGCGGCCGCCACGCCGGCGGCCGCGTTCGCACAGACAAGCGTGACGCTGTACGGCCGTATCGACGGCGGCGTCGAATACCTGAACCACATCGCGACACCCAACGGCAGCTCGACGCGCTGGAGCGCGGAAGGCGGCGACTGGGGCACCAGCATGTTCGGCCTGAAGGGTGTCGAGGATCTCGGCGGCGGGATGTCGACGGTCTTCAACCTGGAAACCGCGTTCCAGGTGATGAATGGCACGACGGGCGGCGGACGCATGTGGTCGCGCCGCGCGTATGTCGGGTTGAAGAGCGACACGTGGGGCCAATTGCAGGCTGGTCGCAACCTGTTCATCGACAGCGATGGCGTGTGGGAATTCGATCCGTTCGTGCAGCAGGCGTTTTCGTCCGCATCGCTCGTGCGCGGCCGCAACTGGCAGCAAAGCAGCAACAACATCGAATATCACAGCCCGGTGATCGGCGGTTTCGACGTGCAGGCGCAATATGCGTTCGGCAATCAGTCGCGCGGCTTCAACTACGGCGCCGCCGACGACTTCGGCCGCTCGGACGGGATCATGATCTCGTACCACTCGCCGGTGCTCGACGTGCGCGGCATCTACGACGAGCTGCGCGACAACAACGGCAAGTTCAGCAACATCTTCACCGCGTCGCGTGAGTATTTCGTCGGCGCGAACGTGAAGGTGTCGAAGTTCAAGATCCAGGGCGCCTATACGCACTACCAGGCGCCGGACAGCCCGGCGGGCGTCGCCGATCGCGCCGATCACTACTGGCTCGGCGCGACCTACACGGCCACGCCGCAGTGGGCCGTGACGGGCGGCGGGTACTACGTGAAGGTCGGCGACGGCGGCGGCGATGCATCGCACGATCCGTCGGGGCACGCGATCATGTACGTGCTTGGAACCACGTACAACCTGTCGAAGCGCACATTCCTGTACGGGACGGTCGCGTATGTGCGCAACGGCGGCAACTCGAACTTCTCGCTGCTCGCGTCGCCGCGCGACGCGACGTCGGGTACGAGCCCGATGACCGGCGAGTCGCAGACGGGTGCATATGTGGGGATGATGCATACGTTCTGA
- a CDS encoding M20 aminoacylase family protein has translation MLQAVNPVIPGIAEIAPDLIEVRRRIHAHPELAFEETLTSDLVAELLTGWGYDVHRGIGKTGLVGVMREGQGTRTIGLRADMDALPLAEETGLPYASRHANKMHACGHDGHTAMLLCAARHLAATRRFSGTLNLIFQPAEENFGGAKAMMDDGLFDRFPCDAIFAIHNMPGRAAGDMAFRTGAAMASADRVTITLRGVGGHGALPHFARDPMSAAGSIMVALQTIVAREVDAQHAAVITVGSVQAGETFNIIPETVVMKLSVRALNADVRALLARRIEALAKGQAESFGVTAEVDYAYGYPVLVNHPEPTAFAADIARQMLGADRVETESAPLMGSEDFAFMLEARPGCYAFIGNGIGSKGGCMVHNPGYDFNDDILAIGASYWVRIAEAWLAA, from the coding sequence ATGCTGCAAGCCGTGAACCCCGTCATCCCAGGTATCGCCGAGATCGCTCCCGACCTGATCGAGGTGCGCCGCCGCATTCATGCGCACCCGGAGCTCGCATTCGAGGAAACGCTGACCAGCGACCTCGTCGCCGAGTTGCTGACCGGCTGGGGCTACGACGTGCATCGCGGGATCGGCAAGACGGGCCTCGTCGGCGTGATGCGCGAAGGGCAAGGCACGCGAACGATCGGGTTGCGCGCCGACATGGACGCGCTGCCGCTCGCGGAAGAAACGGGCTTGCCGTATGCGAGCCGCCACGCCAACAAGATGCATGCGTGCGGCCACGACGGCCACACCGCGATGCTGCTCTGCGCGGCGCGGCATCTCGCCGCGACGCGCCGGTTCTCCGGCACGCTGAACCTGATCTTCCAGCCCGCCGAGGAAAATTTCGGCGGTGCGAAGGCGATGATGGACGACGGCCTGTTCGACCGCTTCCCGTGCGATGCGATCTTCGCGATCCACAACATGCCGGGTCGCGCCGCCGGCGACATGGCGTTCCGCACCGGCGCCGCGATGGCGTCGGCCGACCGCGTGACGATCACGCTGCGCGGCGTCGGCGGGCACGGCGCGCTGCCGCACTTCGCGCGCGATCCGATGTCGGCCGCGGGCAGCATCATGGTCGCGTTGCAGACGATCGTCGCGCGCGAGGTCGATGCGCAGCATGCGGCCGTGATCACGGTCGGCAGCGTGCAGGCCGGCGAGACCTTCAACATCATCCCGGAAACCGTCGTGATGAAGCTGTCGGTGCGCGCGCTGAACGCCGACGTGCGTGCGTTGCTCGCGCGCCGCATCGAAGCACTCGCGAAGGGCCAGGCGGAAAGCTTCGGCGTCACCGCGGAAGTGGATTACGCCTACGGTTATCCGGTGCTCGTCAACCATCCCGAACCCACCGCGTTCGCGGCCGATATCGCCCGCCAGATGCTCGGCGCCGATCGTGTCGAAACGGAGTCCGCGCCGCTGATGGGCAGCGAGGACTTCGCGTTCATGCTCGAAGCGCGCCCCGGCTGCTATGCGTTCATCGGCAACGGGATCGGCAGCAAGGGCGGCTGCATGGTGCACAACCCCGGCTACGACTTCAACGACGACATCCTCGCGATCGGCGCGAGCTACTGGGTTCGCATCGCCGAAGCCTGGCTCGCCGCCTGA
- a CDS encoding LysR family transcriptional regulator, which translates to MDMLENMRLFVRVVEAGSFTAVAKEIDATTAQVSRAVSNLEAHVQTRLLHRTTRHLGLTESGERYFERAKSILAEFDYANAEARNALLRPSGKMRIHAMTGLGQSHVVSSIVRYQEDNPDVSVELTLAQRMPNLVEEGYDVSIVTASQLPDSGYVAQTCGTSCSVLVASREYLARHGTPTTPDDLPNHVCLRLDTPASPASEWRLERGDDEETVYELQPAPFQVNVPDALCVAVRAGRGIACVALYTVLDDLRAGRLIRVLPEYRLQTVSVYAVYATRRYLDAKIRTFLDHLRTTLTPALENDLRELDRLAVEATPGSRQRA; encoded by the coding sequence ATGGACATGCTCGAAAACATGCGCCTGTTCGTGCGCGTTGTCGAAGCCGGCAGTTTCACCGCGGTCGCCAAAGAAATCGATGCGACCACCGCGCAGGTGTCGCGCGCGGTGTCGAATCTCGAAGCGCACGTACAGACGCGGCTGCTGCATCGCACGACGCGTCATCTCGGCCTAACCGAAAGCGGCGAGCGCTACTTCGAGCGTGCGAAGTCGATCCTCGCCGAATTCGACTACGCGAATGCCGAGGCGCGCAACGCGCTGCTGCGACCGAGCGGCAAGATGCGCATCCATGCGATGACGGGGCTCGGGCAGAGCCATGTCGTATCGTCGATCGTGCGCTACCAGGAAGACAACCCGGACGTGTCGGTCGAGCTGACGCTCGCGCAGCGGATGCCGAACCTCGTCGAGGAAGGCTACGACGTGTCGATCGTGACCGCGTCGCAGCTGCCCGATTCCGGCTACGTCGCTCAGACTTGCGGAACGAGTTGCAGCGTGCTCGTCGCGTCGCGTGAATACCTGGCGCGGCACGGCACGCCGACGACGCCCGACGACCTGCCGAACCACGTGTGCCTGCGCCTCGATACGCCCGCATCGCCGGCCAGCGAGTGGCGGCTCGAGCGCGGCGACGACGAGGAGACGGTGTACGAGCTGCAGCCGGCGCCGTTCCAGGTCAACGTGCCGGATGCGTTGTGCGTCGCGGTGCGGGCAGGGCGCGGCATCGCGTGCGTCGCGCTGTACACCGTGCTCGACGACCTTCGCGCAGGGCGGCTGATTCGCGTGCTGCCCGAATACCGGCTGCAGACGGTCAGCGTGTATGCCGTCTATGCGACGCGCCGCTATCTCGACGCGAAGATCCGCACCTTTCTCGACCATCTGCGCACGACGCTCACGCCCGCGCTGGAGAACGACCTGCGCGAACTCGACCGGCTGGCGGTCGAGGCGACGCCGGGCAGCCGCCAGCGCGCGTGA
- a CDS encoding chloride channel protein gives MNAPHKRDFSTNERLPRIALLAAGIGVLSTLAAFVLLSLIHLFTNLFFFQQFSFADHSPALNTLGAGVIVVPVIGGLIVGLMARFGSEKIRGHGIPEAIEAILFGKSRMSPKVAILKPLSSGVVIGSGGPFGAEGPIIMTGGALGSLIAQCVHVTAAERKTLLVAGAAAGMTAVFGTPVAAVLLAVELLLFEWRPRSFLPVALACAVAGFARAVFFGAGPLFPLTTASPTPVALLSCIVAGLLSGVLACGLSAALYRVEDAFAKLPVHWMWWPALGAIVIGIGGWLEPRALGVGYDVIGDLLHQHIALKIALALLIVKAVMWVIALGSGTSGGVLAPLLMLGAGLGTVLSPVLPGGDPALWPLVCMAATLGATLGAPLTAIVFAFGLTHDANALLPLLAATLVAHGLATVVMKRSIMTEKIARRGYHIYREYGVDPLERHDVAEVMTSADALVAIDGATTLDAVESQYFGVKQTHRAYPVVQNGRLLGVVDRAMLDTQRAQAGPGAVLASAFADRAPAVAQAHETCRVVASRLAMLGLERLPVVDNPQSLRLVGIVSRSDLIKPALQHFDDEQKRERFRPVVPVNLRDASVRKAG, from the coding sequence ATGAACGCACCACACAAACGCGATTTCTCGACCAACGAACGCTTGCCCAGGATCGCATTGCTGGCTGCCGGAATCGGCGTGCTCAGCACGCTGGCGGCGTTCGTGCTGTTGAGCCTGATCCACCTGTTCACGAATCTGTTCTTCTTCCAGCAGTTCTCGTTCGCCGACCATTCGCCCGCCCTCAACACGCTCGGCGCGGGGGTGATCGTCGTGCCGGTGATCGGCGGGCTGATCGTCGGGCTGATGGCCCGCTTCGGTTCGGAAAAGATCCGCGGGCACGGCATTCCGGAAGCGATCGAGGCGATCCTGTTCGGCAAGAGCCGCATGTCGCCGAAGGTTGCGATCCTCAAGCCGCTGTCGTCCGGCGTCGTGATCGGCAGCGGCGGCCCGTTCGGCGCCGAAGGCCCGATCATCATGACGGGCGGCGCGCTCGGGTCGCTGATCGCGCAATGCGTGCACGTAACCGCGGCCGAGCGCAAGACGCTGCTCGTCGCGGGCGCGGCCGCCGGCATGACCGCCGTGTTCGGCACGCCGGTCGCCGCCGTGCTGCTCGCGGTCGAGCTGCTGCTGTTCGAATGGCGTCCGCGCAGTTTCCTGCCGGTCGCGCTCGCATGCGCGGTGGCCGGTTTCGCCCGCGCCGTGTTCTTTGGTGCCGGCCCGCTGTTTCCGCTGACCACCGCGTCGCCGACGCCCGTCGCGCTGCTGTCGTGCATCGTCGCGGGCCTGCTGTCGGGCGTGCTCGCGTGCGGCCTGTCGGCCGCGCTGTACCGCGTCGAGGACGCCTTCGCAAAGCTGCCGGTGCACTGGATGTGGTGGCCGGCGCTCGGCGCGATCGTGATCGGCATCGGCGGCTGGCTCGAGCCGCGCGCGCTCGGCGTCGGCTACGACGTGATCGGCGACCTGCTGCACCAGCACATCGCGCTGAAGATCGCGCTCGCACTGCTGATCGTGAAGGCCGTGATGTGGGTGATCGCGCTCGGCTCCGGCACGTCGGGAGGCGTGCTGGCCCCGCTGCTCATGCTCGGCGCCGGCCTCGGCACCGTGCTGTCGCCGGTGCTGCCCGGCGGCGATCCGGCGCTGTGGCCGCTCGTGTGCATGGCCGCGACGCTCGGCGCCACGCTCGGCGCGCCGCTGACCGCGATCGTGTTCGCGTTCGGCCTCACGCACGACGCGAACGCGCTGCTGCCGCTGCTCGCGGCGACGCTCGTCGCGCACGGCCTCGCAACCGTCGTGATGAAGCGTTCGATCATGACGGAAAAGATCGCACGCCGCGGGTATCACATCTACCGCGAATACGGCGTCGATCCGCTCGAACGGCATGACGTGGCCGAAGTGATGACCTCGGCCGACGCGCTTGTCGCGATCGACGGCGCCACAACGCTCGACGCCGTCGAGTCGCAGTACTTCGGCGTGAAGCAGACGCACCGTGCATACCCGGTCGTGCAGAACGGGCGCCTGCTCGGTGTCGTCGATCGGGCAATGCTCGACACGCAGCGCGCACAGGCCGGCCCCGGCGCCGTGCTCGCGAGCGCGTTCGCCGATCGTGCGCCGGCCGTCGCGCAGGCGCACGAAACGTGCCGCGTGGTTGCATCGCGCCTTGCGATGCTGGGCCTTGAACGCCTGCCCGTCGTCGACAATCCGCAATCGCTGCGCCTCGTCGGCATCGTGTCGCGCAGCGACTTGATCAAGCCCGCGCTTCAGCACTTCGACGACGAACAGAAGCGCGAACGCTTCCGCCCGGTCGTACCCGTCAACCTGCGCGACGCGAGTGTGCGCAAGGCCGGCTGA
- a CDS encoding pyrimidine/purine nucleoside phosphorylase yields the protein MTSATQFDNVSVVKRANVYFDGKCVSHTVLFPDGTRKTLGVILPCALNFGTDAPELMEVQAGKCRVKLDGSSEWQTYGAGESFSVPGKSRFDIEVLETLDYVCSYL from the coding sequence ATGACCAGTGCAACCCAATTCGACAACGTATCGGTCGTCAAGCGCGCGAACGTCTATTTCGACGGCAAGTGCGTGTCGCATACCGTGCTCTTCCCGGACGGCACGCGCAAGACGCTCGGCGTGATCCTGCCGTGCGCGCTCAACTTCGGCACGGACGCGCCCGAATTGATGGAAGTGCAGGCCGGCAAGTGCCGCGTGAAGCTCGACGGCAGCAGCGAATGGCAAACCTACGGCGCAGGCGAATCGTTCTCGGTCCCGGGCAAGAGCCGCTTCGACATCGAAGTGCTCGAGACGCTCGACTACGTCTGCAGCTACCTGTAA
- a CDS encoding MarR family winged helix-turn-helix transcriptional regulator: MTDTRRALTKSDFQQLSEFRYQMRRFERFSERAAQSEGVTPLQYLLLLHIKGYPHREWATVGELAERLQAQHHGVVALVTRCEALGLVKRKTSEADRRQVEVHLEEAGETLLARLAAMHRAELKSLKGTFQVPQIDY; the protein is encoded by the coding sequence ATGACCGATACACGACGCGCGCTGACCAAAAGTGATTTCCAGCAACTATCCGAGTTCCGCTACCAGATGCGCCGCTTCGAGCGCTTCTCGGAGCGCGCCGCGCAAAGCGAAGGCGTGACGCCGCTGCAATATCTGCTGCTGCTGCATATCAAAGGCTACCCGCATCGCGAATGGGCCACCGTCGGGGAACTCGCCGAACGCCTGCAGGCGCAGCATCACGGCGTCGTCGCGCTGGTGACGCGCTGCGAGGCGCTCGGGCTCGTGAAGCGCAAGACGAGCGAGGCGGACCGACGGCAGGTCGAGGTCCACCTCGAGGAAGCCGGCGAGACGCTGCTCGCCCGCCTCGCGGCCATGCACCGCGCGGAACTGAAATCGCTCAAGGGCACGTTCCAGGTTCCGCAGATCGATTACTGA
- a CDS encoding LysR substrate-binding domain-containing protein, with amino-acid sequence MKYHQLKAFVTVADEGSIRAAARRLNVSPAALTKAVKELEIALGVSLVVRTARGVQLTAFGQQLQVRARLIVAEMQRARDDIEQAQGAMTGSVAAAITPAAAVTILPDAFRAFRRRFPMARVNLIEGFPGVALPRLHDGSLDFAVAVVVPELLAAEFDHAELYASRSLIVARKGHPLASATSLADLVEADWLMNPSPESSTQVLFNLFIAYGLPVPQRVVECPSFGLAHSLMTGCDLIASMPEQLLQGEWARDQLAVLPIRERLPGVSVQVVTRRDSPLTPAAAMLLDCLRDSARRKGLG; translated from the coding sequence ATGAAATACCATCAGCTGAAAGCGTTCGTCACCGTCGCGGACGAAGGGAGCATCCGCGCGGCCGCCCGGCGCTTGAACGTGTCGCCGGCGGCGTTGACGAAGGCGGTCAAGGAACTGGAGATCGCGCTCGGGGTATCGCTCGTCGTGCGCACCGCACGCGGCGTGCAGCTCACCGCGTTCGGCCAGCAGCTGCAGGTGCGCGCGCGATTGATCGTCGCCGAGATGCAGCGTGCGCGTGACGACATCGAGCAGGCGCAGGGCGCGATGACGGGCTCGGTCGCGGCGGCGATCACGCCGGCCGCCGCGGTGACGATCCTGCCCGACGCGTTTCGCGCGTTCCGGCGGCGCTTTCCGATGGCGCGCGTCAATCTGATCGAAGGGTTTCCAGGCGTCGCGCTGCCGCGGCTGCACGACGGCTCGCTCGATTTCGCGGTGGCCGTCGTCGTGCCCGAACTGCTGGCGGCCGAGTTCGATCACGCGGAACTCTATGCGAGCCGCTCGTTGATCGTCGCGCGCAAGGGGCATCCGCTCGCGTCGGCGACGTCGCTCGCCGATCTCGTCGAGGCCGACTGGCTGATGAATCCGTCGCCGGAAAGCTCGACGCAGGTGCTGTTCAATTTGTTCATCGCATACGGGCTGCCGGTGCCGCAGCGGGTCGTCGAATGCCCGAGCTTCGGCCTCGCGCACAGCCTGATGACGGGCTGTGACCTGATCGCGTCGATGCCCGAACAACTGCTGCAGGGCGAGTGGGCGCGCGACCAGCTCGCGGTGCTGCCGATCCGCGAGCGGCTGCCGGGCGTGTCCGTGCAGGTCGTCACGCGTCGCGATAGCCCGCTCACGCCGGCCGCGGCAATGCTGCTCGACTGTCTGCGCGATTCCGCGCGACGCAAGGGGCTCGGGTGA
- a CDS encoding DoxX family protein, with protein MTPNQPFLASQRDVLLLLSRILLVILFVMFGWKKITDFSGTIAFMGSEGAPAPIVSAAISVVMELFAGIAILVGFQTRPLALLLALYTIGTGFIGHHYWTMSGGEQIDNMIHFYKNIAISGGLFALCAAGPGRFSIDRG; from the coding sequence ATGACACCGAATCAACCGTTTCTCGCGTCCCAGCGCGATGTGCTGCTGCTGCTGTCCCGAATCCTGCTCGTGATCCTGTTCGTGATGTTCGGCTGGAAGAAGATCACCGACTTCTCCGGTACGATCGCGTTCATGGGAAGCGAGGGCGCGCCCGCGCCGATCGTTTCGGCGGCGATCTCCGTCGTGATGGAGCTGTTCGCCGGCATCGCGATCCTCGTCGGTTTCCAGACGCGGCCGCTCGCGCTGCTGCTTGCGCTGTATACGATCGGCACCGGCTTCATCGGCCACCACTACTGGACGATGTCGGGCGGCGAGCAGATCGACAACATGATTCATTTCTACAAGAACATCGCGATCTCGGGCGGCCTGTTCGCGCTTTGCGCGGCGGGTCCAGGGCGTTTTTCGATCGATCGCGGGTGA
- a CDS encoding HPP family protein — protein MSSGSSPSRRTFRQWLHSFIPHPMTLGWRERMRSCMGALVGIATVGVTMRLLPGVPGLVPLLVAPMGASAVLLFAVPASPLAQPWSIIGGNLVAATVGVACAQSIADPITAAAVAVALAIGGMFVLRCVHPPSGAVALTAVLGGPAIHSLGFGFVVEPIALQSAILLSAALAYHALTGHRYPHGGVRPDAKPQGGSAAPARGGFTRADLDAVLKRRGEWLDVDPDDLEMLLRETEMQAYARTFGQLTCADLMTKNAIEVAPSTSVTAALTLLDRHRVKALPVVDGDDRLIGIVTRADLTRQLHRPTPLWQRLAARLPQSFGGQPPSVATVMTRDVASVPQTMPITALVPLFTHSGHHHIPVVDASRRLVGIITQTDLVTGLYQQTRMLEAA, from the coding sequence ATGTCGTCAGGCTCCTCCCCGTCGCGCCGAACGTTCCGCCAATGGCTGCACAGCTTCATTCCCCATCCGATGACGCTCGGCTGGCGCGAGCGCATGCGCTCGTGCATGGGCGCGCTCGTCGGCATCGCGACGGTCGGCGTCACGATGCGGCTGCTGCCCGGCGTGCCGGGCCTCGTGCCGCTGCTCGTCGCGCCGATGGGGGCATCGGCGGTGCTGCTGTTCGCGGTGCCCGCGAGTCCGCTCGCGCAGCCGTGGTCGATCATCGGCGGCAACCTGGTGGCGGCGACCGTTGGCGTCGCCTGCGCGCAGTCGATCGCCGATCCGATCACGGCCGCCGCGGTTGCGGTTGCCCTCGCGATCGGCGGCATGTTCGTACTGCGCTGCGTGCACCCGCCGTCGGGCGCGGTCGCGCTGACGGCCGTGCTCGGCGGCCCCGCGATCCACTCGCTCGGCTTCGGCTTCGTCGTCGAGCCGATCGCGCTGCAATCGGCGATCCTGCTGTCGGCCGCGCTCGCGTACCACGCGCTGACGGGCCACCGCTATCCGCACGGCGGCGTGCGTCCCGACGCGAAGCCGCAAGGCGGCAGCGCCGCGCCGGCACGTGGCGGCTTCACGCGCGCCGATCTCGACGCGGTGCTGAAGCGCCGCGGCGAATGGCTCGACGTCGATCCGGACGACCTCGAAATGCTCCTGCGCGAAACCGAGATGCAGGCGTATGCACGCACGTTCGGCCAGCTCACGTGCGCCGACCTGATGACGAAGAACGCGATCGAAGTCGCGCCGTCGACGTCGGTGACGGCGGCGCTGACGCTGCTCGACCGTCATCGCGTGAAGGCGCTGCCGGTCGTGGACGGCGACGATCGCCTGATCGGCATCGTCACGCGCGCCGACCTCACGCGCCAGCTGCACCGCCCGACCCCGCTGTGGCAGCGGCTGGCTGCGCGGCTGCCGCAGTCGTTCGGCGGCCAGCCGCCCAGCGTCGCCACCGTCATGACCCGCGACGTCGCGTCCGTGCCGCAGACCATGCCGATTACCGCGCTGGTGCCGCTGTTTACGCATTCGGGCCACCACCACATCCCGGTCGTCGACGCATCGCGCCGGCTCGTCGGCATCATCACGCAGACGGATCTCGTCACGGGCCTGTACCAGCAGACGCGGATGCTCGAGGCCGCTTAA
- a CDS encoding MFS transporter — METSALSFAGSPADARAAAKKRRLIAAAAVGNALEFYDFTVYSFFAILIGKLFFPVHSSFGQLMLAVASFGVGFVTRPLGGLVIGMYADRAGRKKAMILTLLLMALGTAMIAVAPTFAQIGIAAPLLLVLARLLQGFASGGEVGASTTLLLEQAPQHRRGFYASFQFSSQGLAALAGALTGVALTSTLNAAQLESWGWRVPFIIGTLFVPLGYWLRRTVEEVPSATPAAEHAEPVASLPLADVLRHHGKAVFAGLGVTIGGTSIHYIIVFYMAIYGVQVLHLPTWLSMTAGCVAGAILMLVTPIGGHLSDVYGRNRIVWWTRIVLMAAIYPAFIALNRWPGAASLLSIIAVLSVVHAINIGATGAMLGELFPRAVRATGGALVYSVGVAIFGGFAQFFVTWLIAATGNPNAPAWYAIGCGVLTLLAIRCMDEKAGKALD, encoded by the coding sequence ATGGAAACGTCTGCCCTTTCGTTCGCCGGCTCACCGGCCGATGCCCGCGCCGCCGCGAAAAAACGCCGCCTGATCGCGGCCGCCGCGGTCGGCAACGCGCTCGAGTTCTACGACTTCACGGTCTACAGTTTCTTCGCGATCCTGATCGGCAAGCTGTTCTTCCCGGTGCACTCGTCGTTCGGCCAGCTGATGCTCGCGGTTGCAAGCTTCGGCGTCGGCTTCGTCACACGCCCGCTCGGCGGGCTCGTGATCGGCATGTATGCCGACCGCGCCGGCCGCAAGAAGGCGATGATCCTGACGCTCTTGCTGATGGCGCTCGGCACAGCGATGATCGCGGTCGCGCCGACCTTCGCACAGATCGGCATCGCCGCGCCGCTGCTGCTCGTGCTCGCGCGCCTGCTGCAGGGGTTCGCATCGGGCGGCGAAGTCGGCGCGTCGACGACGCTGCTGCTCGAACAGGCGCCGCAGCACCGCCGCGGCTTCTACGCATCGTTCCAGTTCTCGAGCCAGGGGCTCGCCGCGCTTGCCGGGGCGCTCACCGGCGTCGCGCTGACGTCGACGCTCAATGCCGCGCAGCTCGAAAGCTGGGGTTGGCGCGTGCCGTTCATCATCGGCACGCTGTTCGTGCCGCTCGGTTACTGGCTGCGCCGCACCGTCGAGGAAGTGCCGAGCGCCACGCCGGCCGCCGAGCACGCCGAGCCGGTCGCGTCGCTGCCGCTCGCCGACGTGCTGCGCCACCACGGCAAGGCCGTGTTCGCGGGCCTCGGCGTAACGATCGGCGGCACTTCGATCCACTACATCATCGTGTTCTACATGGCGATCTACGGCGTGCAGGTGCTGCACCTGCCGACCTGGCTGTCGATGACGGCCGGCTGCGTCGCGGGCGCGATCCTGATGCTCGTGACGCCGATCGGCGGTCACCTGTCCGACGTCTACGGGCGCAACCGGATCGTCTGGTGGACGCGCATCGTGCTGATGGCCGCGATCTATCCCGCGTTCATCGCGCTGAACCGATGGCCCGGCGCCGCGTCGCTGCTGTCGATCATCGCCGTGCTGTCGGTCGTGCATGCGATCAACATCGGCGCGACCGGTGCGATGCTCGGCGAGCTGTTCCCGCGTGCGGTGCGGGCGACCGGCGGCGCGCTCGTCTACAGCGTCGGCGTCGCGATCTTCGGCGGCTTCGCGCAGTTCTTCGTGACCTGGCTGATCGCGGCGACCGGCAATCCGAATGCGCCCGCGTGGTACGCGATCGGCTGCGGCGTGTTGACACTGCTTGCCATTCGTTGCATGGACGAGAAAGCCGGCAAGGCACTCGATTGA